Within Limnohabitans sp. 2KL-27, the genomic segment GTTCACCCGGGCGGGGCCGCTTGCGTGCAGGCGACCCATCACCGTCTGAAAATCGCTCGCTTGCTTGTTCTTGGTCTGACATGTCGCCCCTTATTTAAGCTGGTGACTGCTGCAATGTTCAGCGGCTGCGGATCATGGTGCCAAAGGCTTGCTCGGACAAGACCTCCAGCAGCATGGCGTGGGGCACGCGGCCGTCGATGATGTGCACCGCGTTCACACCGCTCTTGGCGGCGTCCAGCGCCCCTGCAATCTTGGGAATCATGCCGCCGCTGATGGTGCCGTCGGCACACAACTCGTCAATGCGACTGGGGGTCAGTTCGGTGAGCAAGTTGCCTTCTTTGTCGAGCACGCCGCGGATGTTGGTGAGCATGAGCAGTTTTTCGGCTTGCAACACCGTGGCCAGTTTGGCGGCCACCACGTCGGCATTGATGTTGTAGCTTTCGTTGTGGATGCCAAAGCCGATGGGGCTGACCACGGGAATGAACGCATCGTCTTGCAAGCACATCAAGATGGACGGGTCAATGCTCTCGATCTCGCCCACCTGCCCTACGTCGTGTTCTTTGCTCGGGTCCTGGCTGTCGACCAAGCGCAGTTTTTTGGCGCGGATCAGGCCACCGTCGCGCCCGGTCAGGCCTACGGCTTTGCCACCTGCACGGTTGATCATGCCAACGATGTCTTGCTGCACTTCGCCGCCCAGCACCCACTCGACCACTTCCATGGTCTCGGCGTCGGTCACGCGCATGCCCTGAATGAACTCGCCGGTCTTGCCCAAACGCTTCAAGGCCGTTTCGATCTGAGGGCCGCCGCCGTGCACCACCACCGGGTTCATGCCCACCAGCTTGAGCAGCACCACGTCTTCGGCAAACGCCTGCTGCAGCGCGGGGTCGGTCATGGCGTTGCCGCCGTATTTGATGACCAACGTTTTGCCGTGGTATTTGCGGATGTAGGGCATGGCCTGCGCCAGGATCTGGGCCTGGTCATGCGGTGCAACGGTGGGGGCGGCGGTGTTGTCGGTCATGGTGCGAAGCAGGGTTTTCAAAAAGGGGTCAAAAGTTCAAAGGATTGTGCCGCAAGCCCAAGGCGCATCACAGGATCTCGGCGAGCATGCGGTTGACGCCTTGTTGCCAGGGTGGCAGCACCAGGCCAAAGGCTTGTTGGAGCTTGTGGGTGTTCAAGCGCGAGTTCAAGGGGCGCTGGGCGGGCGTTGGAAATGCGGTGGTGGGCACAGGCGCGATCTCGGTCACTTTCAGGCCCAGCTCGGGTTGGAGGAGGCGCGCCTGTGCGATGACGTGGCTGGCGTAGCCGTGCCAACTGGTTTGACCCGAAGCCACCAGGTGGTATGTGCCGCCCAGACCTGGTTTGTGCACAGCGCTGCGGATGGCATGCGCTGTCACATCGGCGATCAGATCGGCACCGGTCGGTGCCCCATGCTGGTCATCGATGACGGTGAGGCGTTCGCGTTCAGCCGCTAGACGCAGCATGGTTTTCGCAAAGTTGCCGCCCCGCGCCGCATACACCCAGCTGGTGCGAAAAATCAGGTGTTGGCAGCCGCTGGCGGCAATGGCTTGCTCGCCTTCGAGTTTGGTCTGGCCGTACACACTCAATGGGCCGGTGGCGTCTCCCTCTTGCCAAGACTGATCGCCCAAGCCATTGAACACGTAGTCGGTCGAGTAATGCACCAACCAGGCGCCCACCTCGGCCGCGGCCTGGGCCAAAGCAGCGGGGGCCGTGGCGTTGAGGATGCGGGCCAACTCCGGCTCCGACTCGGCTTTGTCCACGGCGGTGTGGGCAGCGGCGTTGACGATCACGTCAGGGCGCCAGTCGCGCACCGTTTGCGCCAAGCGCTCAGGCTGGCTCAGGTCGCCACAAAAATCGGTGCTGTGCCGGTCCAGCGCCAATACCTTGCCCAAAGGGGCCAGGCTGCGTTGCAATTCCCAACCGACCTGGCCGTTTTTGCCCAACAGCAAGATCTTCATGTCTGGCGCCCTGTGTAGTTCTTGTTCACCCACTCACGGTAGGCCCCGCTTTGCACGTGCTGCACCCACTCGGGGTTGGCCAGGTACCACTCGACGGTTTTGCGGATGCCGGTCTCAAAGGTTTCGGCGGGCTTCCAGCCCAACTCGGCTTCGAGCTTGCGGGCATCGATGGCGTAGCGGCGGTCGTGGCCCGGCCGGTCGGTGACGTAGGTGATCTGCTGGGCGTAACTGCCACTGGCTTTGGGGCGCATTTCATCGAGCAGTTGGCAGATGGTCTGCACGATCTCGATGTTGGGTTTTTCGTTCCAGCCGCCCACGTTGTAGACCTCGCCCAAGCGGCCGGCTTCGAGCACTCGGCGAATGGCGCTACAGTGGTCCTTGACGTAGAGCCAGTCGCGAATCTGCATGCCGTCGCCGTAAACGGGCAGGGGTTTGCCCGCCAGCGCGTTGACGATCATCAGCGGGATGAGCTTTTCGGGAAAGTGGTACGGGCCGTAGTTGTTGCTGCAGTTGGTGGTGAGCACCGGCAGGCCGTAGGTGTGGTGCCAAGCACGCACCAAATGGTCACTCGCCGCTTTGCTTGCGCTGTAAGGGCTGTTGGGCTCATAACGGTGCGCTTCGGAGAAGGCCGGATCGTCTTTGGCCAAGGAGCCGTACACCTCGTCGGTGGAGACATGCAAAAACCGAAATGGGTTGTGGCTGGGAGCGCGCCCCTGCTCGCGAATGCCTGCATCCGCCAACCCACGCCAATACCCCCGCACCGCCTCCAGCAGCCTGAAGGTCCCAACGATGTTGGTTTCGATGAATTCACCCGGGCCGTGAATCGATCGGTCCACATGGCTTTCAGCGGCGAAGTTGACCACCGCGCGGGGTTGGTGTTCGGCCAGCAAGCGGCTGACCAAGGTACTGTCGCCAATGTCGCCCTGCACCAGCTGGTGGCGTGCATCCCCTTCCAGGCTGGCCAGGGTCTCCGGGTTGCCCGCATAGGTGAGTTTGTCGAGGTTGATGATCGGCTCGTCGCTGGTGGCAAGCCAGTCGAGTACGAAATTGGCGCCGATGAAGCCGGCGCCGCCGGTGACGAGAATGGTCATGAGGATGCGAATCTGGTGGGTGTCGCGGGGCGCGGCACCGCTGTCTCGCGATTTTAGAAGCATTGCGCTGGAACGCAGGTTAAAGTGGCACCTTGTTCAGGAAGTGCACCATGGCCAAATCAAACGACACCACGCGCAACAAAAACAGCACCACCTCGCCACAAGACAGCACCACGCCACCCGCCCAGCACATTTGGCTGGCCGGCTTGGGGGCCATGGCCAAAGCCCAGGAACAAGGCAGCAAAGCCATCGAGGCCTTGGTGAACGACGGCTTGGCCTTCCAGCGCAAAAGCCAAGCCGAAGCCCAGCAACGCCTGCAAGAGGCCACCGAACGCCTGAGCCACATGGCCAGCGACTTTGGCCAACAAGCCTCAGGCCGGGTCGACAAACTGGAGCATTTGTTCGAAGACCGCGTCGCCAAAGCCCTGCACCGCTTGGGCATGCCCACCTTGCTGGACATCCAGATGCTGAATGAGCGGGTCACGCAACTCGAAGCACAACTGTCGGTCTTATCCGGCACTGGCACGAAAAAAACAGCGACGCCATCGGGCAAAACCGTCAAGGCCCAGCGCAAAACAGCCAGCGCCACCCGGCCCGCCAAAAAATCCGCCTGACCGATCCCCGTCAACTTCTGACATGGCCAAAAAAGCCCCCCGCCGAACAGCCGAGCGCATTGCCGAGGTGACGCTGGAGCTGTTCAACCGGTTCGGTGAACCCAATGTGTCGACGACGCTGATTTCGGCCGAACTCAACATCAGCCCCGGCAACCTCTACTACCACTTTGCATCCAAGGACGCCTTGGTCAACCACTTGTTTGACCAATACGAACAGGCCATGCTGGGCTTGCTGGACGCCGCGCCCGATGTGCAGGACATCGAAGACACCTGGTTTTTTCTACACTCGCTGTTTGAACAGGTCTGGAACCACCGGTTTTTGTACCGCGACCTGAACAATCTGCTCTCAGGCAACCGGCACCTGGAAACCCACTTCCATGCGGTGCTGGAGCGCAAAACCCATGCCTTCAGGCTGATGCTGGAGTCCTTGTCCGCTGCCGGCCTGATGCGGATCGGCCCGGACAGCGTGCAAACCCTGTCGGCCAGCATGTCCGTCATGGTGACGTATTGGCTGAGCTATGAATATGTGCGCAACCCCCGGCAAGCCCTGGAGCCCGCCAGCGCCGGCCTGGCCCTGACCCGGGGTGCCCAGCACGTGCTGGCGTTGCTGACCCCGTACATGGCCAGCCAGGACTTGCAAGACCATCTGCAAAGTTTGACGGCGGCGTACAGCGCCAGCTGATGCTTTTTGGAGGCGCACACGTCACCCAGCGCGATGGGGGGCGTGCGGGGTCTGCCGAACCGATCAGGACCTTCAACCAAACCGCTGAGCGGCCAGGGCCAGCAGGCCGTCAAAGATCAGGTTGTCCACCAGCTCGAACTGCAAAGACATGCTGGGGGCCATCTTCCAGCCGGCGCCACCGGTCATGATGCACAGGGGCTCTTGCCCGGTGCGCTCACGCAGGTGCTGCACCATGCGCTCGCAAGCGCCTGCAATCGCGTAGGTGCCGCCGCTGGTCAGGGCATCGCTGGTGTTGGTGGGAAAGGGCGTCACCTCACCCGTGGGCACATGCAAACCGGCCGTACCGGATTCGAGCGCCCGCAGCATGATGCCGTGGCCGGGCAAGATCAAACCGCCCAAAAAACGGCCGCTGGCATCGATGGCCTCCACCGTCACGGCCGTGCCCACCATGACCACCACCAAAGGACGTGAGGGGCCAGCGCCCAGCATGCGGTGACGCGCACCGATCATGGCAACCCAACGGTCAGCACCCAAACGCGAGGGGTGGTCGTAGCCATTGGTCAGCCCCGCCTCTTGGGGACTGGGTACCACCCACTGCGGGACAAAATCCCAAATTTCCATTTGCTCTTGAACCCGGCGCTTGATCGCGTCTCCGGCCACCACACAGCCAAGCATCTGGTCGGGCTTGGTCAGCTGCGCCCAGGCACCCTCTGACAGGCGATCAATGTTTTCGAGGAATTCGGCACCGTGGGCGAGCAGTTGGCCCTGGGGGCTCGGTTGGTCATACAAGGCCCATTTCAGGCGCGTGTTGCCCACATCAATGGCTAAAAATGTCATCCGGTGATGATAATGAGTTTCAGGGGCTGTTTTGCGCTTGGCGATTCGCCGCTTGCGCTCCAAGGCCCGAGAGGGCCGGCACATCATAATCAGAGCCAGCATCCAAAGCGCCCTGATATGTTCACCCCCGAAACATCTGCAACGAGTTTGTCCCGTGCCATCCACCTCAGACAGGTCTCCTGTCAAGAGGTCATGCAGGCCACCCTGGCGCGCATCGAGCGGTTGAACCCTCAGTCCAACGCCATCGTCAGCCTGCAAGATCCCGAAAGTTTGATGACACAAGCGCGCGAGCGCGATGCGCAACTGGCCCGGGGCGAGTCCATGGGCTGGATGCATGGCATGCCCCAAGCCATCAAGGATTTGGCCCATGTCCAGGGCCTGCGCACCACTTTGGGCAGCCCGCTGATGAAAGACTTTGTAGCCAGTGAGGACGGTCTGATGGCCCGACGCATGAAAGCCGCAGGGGCCATCGTCATTGGCAAGACCAACACGCCCGAGTTTGGCTTGGGCTCACACACCTTCAACGAGGTCTTTGGCCCCACCCGCAACGCCTGGAACCCGGCCAAATCGGCCGGAGGCAGCAGTGGCGGCGCAGCCGTGGCGCTGGCCCAGCGCCTGCTGCCCGTGGCCGATGGTTCGGACTTCATGGGCAGCTTGCGCAACCCGGCTGGTTGGAACCATGTGTTTGGCATGCGCCCCTCCCACGGCCGTGTGCCCATGTCACCTGCACAAGATGTGTTCATGGCTCAGCTGGGCACAGAAGGCCCCATGGGCCGCCATGTGCGTGATATGGCCATGCTGCTGTCGGTGCAAGCCGGCGCAAACCCCGGTAACCCACTCAGTCTGAGCGATGACCCAGCACAGTTTGCTGGCGCACTGGACAGCAATCCCCAAGGCCAGCGCATCGGCTGGCTGGGCGACCTGCAAGGCTACT encodes:
- the argB gene encoding acetylglutamate kinase, giving the protein MTDNTAAPTVAPHDQAQILAQAMPYIRKYHGKTLVIKYGGNAMTDPALQQAFAEDVVLLKLVGMNPVVVHGGGPQIETALKRLGKTGEFIQGMRVTDAETMEVVEWVLGGEVQQDIVGMINRAGGKAVGLTGRDGGLIRAKKLRLVDSQDPSKEHDVGQVGEIESIDPSILMCLQDDAFIPVVSPIGFGIHNESYNINADVVAAKLATVLQAEKLLMLTNIRGVLDKEGNLLTELTPSRIDELCADGTISGGMIPKIAGALDAAKSGVNAVHIIDGRVPHAMLLEVLSEQAFGTMIRSR
- the rfbD gene encoding dTDP-4-dehydrorhamnose reductase encodes the protein MKILLLGKNGQVGWELQRSLAPLGKVLALDRHSTDFCGDLSQPERLAQTVRDWRPDVIVNAAAHTAVDKAESEPELARILNATAPAALAQAAAEVGAWLVHYSTDYVFNGLGDQSWQEGDATGPLSVYGQTKLEGEQAIAASGCQHLIFRTSWVYAARGGNFAKTMLRLAAERERLTVIDDQHGAPTGADLIADVTAHAIRSAVHKPGLGGTYHLVASGQTSWHGYASHVIAQARLLQPELGLKVTEIAPVPTTAFPTPAQRPLNSRLNTHKLQQAFGLVLPPWQQGVNRMLAEIL
- the rfbB gene encoding dTDP-glucose 4,6-dehydratase, which codes for MTILVTGGAGFIGANFVLDWLATSDEPIINLDKLTYAGNPETLASLEGDARHQLVQGDIGDSTLVSRLLAEHQPRAVVNFAAESHVDRSIHGPGEFIETNIVGTFRLLEAVRGYWRGLADAGIREQGRAPSHNPFRFLHVSTDEVYGSLAKDDPAFSEAHRYEPNSPYSASKAASDHLVRAWHHTYGLPVLTTNCSNNYGPYHFPEKLIPLMIVNALAGKPLPVYGDGMQIRDWLYVKDHCSAIRRVLEAGRLGEVYNVGGWNEKPNIEIVQTICQLLDEMRPKASGSYAQQITYVTDRPGHDRRYAIDARKLEAELGWKPAETFETGIRKTVEWYLANPEWVQHVQSGAYREWVNKNYTGRQT
- a CDS encoding phasin family protein, whose protein sequence is MAKSNDTTRNKNSTTSPQDSTTPPAQHIWLAGLGAMAKAQEQGSKAIEALVNDGLAFQRKSQAEAQQRLQEATERLSHMASDFGQQASGRVDKLEHLFEDRVAKALHRLGMPTLLDIQMLNERVTQLEAQLSVLSGTGTKKTATPSGKTVKAQRKTASATRPAKKSA
- a CDS encoding TetR/AcrR family transcriptional regulator — protein: MAKKAPRRTAERIAEVTLELFNRFGEPNVSTTLISAELNISPGNLYYHFASKDALVNHLFDQYEQAMLGLLDAAPDVQDIEDTWFFLHSLFEQVWNHRFLYRDLNNLLSGNRHLETHFHAVLERKTHAFRLMLESLSAAGLMRIGPDSVQTLSASMSVMVTYWLSYEYVRNPRQALEPASAGLALTRGAQHVLALLTPYMASQDLQDHLQSLTAAYSAS
- a CDS encoding type III pantothenate kinase gives rise to the protein MTFLAIDVGNTRLKWALYDQPSPQGQLLAHGAEFLENIDRLSEGAWAQLTKPDQMLGCVVAGDAIKRRVQEQMEIWDFVPQWVVPSPQEAGLTNGYDHPSRLGADRWVAMIGARHRMLGAGPSRPLVVVMVGTAVTVEAIDASGRFLGGLILPGHGIMLRALESGTAGLHVPTGEVTPFPTNTSDALTSGGTYAIAGACERMVQHLRERTGQEPLCIMTGGAGWKMAPSMSLQFELVDNLIFDGLLALAAQRFG
- a CDS encoding amidase translates to MFTPETSATSLSRAIHLRQVSCQEVMQATLARIERLNPQSNAIVSLQDPESLMTQARERDAQLARGESMGWMHGMPQAIKDLAHVQGLRTTLGSPLMKDFVASEDGLMARRMKAAGAIVIGKTNTPEFGLGSHTFNEVFGPTRNAWNPAKSAGGSSGGAAVALAQRLLPVADGSDFMGSLRNPAGWNHVFGMRPSHGRVPMSPAQDVFMAQLGTEGPMGRHVRDMAMLLSVQAGANPGNPLSLSDDPAQFAGALDSNPQGQRIGWLGDLQGYLPMEGGILDICQTALNSFGAMGCTVDEARLGMAPEQIWQAWLVWRQALMGPRIAPFLVNPANRAHIKPEALWEHDHSLNLTGAQLMAASASRTRFYLSMLALFEQFDVLAIPVSQVWPFDVGLRWPSSVAGRPMDTYHRWMEVVIYATLAGLPSISVPAGFGANGLPMGLALIGQPQGDLALLKLAHAYEMANQDMLSQRPPGI